In Xenorhabdus griffiniae, the genomic window GATCTCCGATGATCACTGTACCTAACTGCGGAATTTTAACCCAATTTCCACGATCATTAGCATAGCCAAAACCATCAGAACCGATGACAGCTCCCGACTGGATCAAACACGACTCACCAATTTCAACATTATGGTATATCGATACATTGGCCCAAAGACGGGTTCCTGCGCCAATCCGCGCATTTTTTCCAATAAAACAACCTGCACCAACGATAACATTATCACCAAGCATAACGCCGGATTCGATAACCGCATTTGCACCAACCGCCACATTTTTACCCAGTACCGCCTCAGAGGAGATAGCGGCTGATGAGTGGATATCCTGTGCAGGTTTCGGTGTCGTATCCATAATTTGCGCCATGCGTGCATAGGCAAGGTAAGGATCATTAACCACCAACGCGGCAACCTTACAGTGAGGGAGGTCTGCTTCACGTAGCACAACAGCCGCAGCCTGACAGGTAACAAGTTTGTCAGTATAACGACTGTCGGATAAAAATGTAATTTGCTCGTTATTTGCTGAATACATCGGCGCAATACCGGTGATGACGATGTCGCCATCACCGTGCAATTGCGCATTCAACTGCTGAGCAAGATCAGCCAATCGAATTGAAACCATCTACTTACTTAACCTGTTTCAGTACTTCTGCAGTGATATCTTTACCAGAGGTAGAATACACCACGGTATTCGCATCCAGAACCAGATCATAACCTTCTTTGCCTGCAACCACTTTAACTGCATCTTGAATACGGTTCAGAATCTTACCGCGTTCTTCCATATTACGACGGCGGTTGTCGTTTTCAAAACTTTGCGCTTTCTGAGCAAAGTCATCACGTTTCGCCATCACTTCTTTTTCTAATTTTTCGCGTTCACTGGCCTTCATGGTTGAGCCATCACGCTGTAATTTTTGGATTTTAGTTTGCAGCTCAGATTCCATATTCTGTAATTCGGTGGCTCGGCCTTTAAATTCGTTTTCCAGCTGTTTTGCCACCGCTTCACGGGCAGGTAGCTGTTGAAAAACTTCAGCAATGTTCACTAAAGCAATTTTATCTGCCGCCTGCGCACCCGCAGAAAACGCTAATGCGATCCCCAAGCCTGCTGCACACAATATTTTCTTCACTATAAACTCCTTTGACCTACGCTATTTTCTACCTATTAATAATAGGGCGATTTTTACCAAAAATAATTAATAATTACCAAACCCCGCCAATATCGAACTGGAACTGTTCTGCTCTATCACCTGCGTACTTCTTAATTGGCTGCGCATAAGAGAAGCTCAATGGCCCTAATGGTGACATCCATTGCAGAGCAATACCGGCTGAAACGCGGATATTATTTGGCTTGCTGTAGTCTGGCATCCCAGCGTAAGTCTTATCCCAGTTGGTATCCCACACCGTTCCCGCATCTACAAATAGCGACGTTCGCAGAGAGTTGGCATATTTCGCATCCAGGAACGGTGTCGGGGTAATTAGTTCGAAACTCGCAACCGCAGTCGCATTACCACCCACCGCATCGCGGGATGGGCTATTTTTCTCTGGAGTAGGATTACCTGCTTTATCCGTCGTCAAATAAATCGCTTTCGGACCAACAGTATTCGAGCGGAAACCACGAACATTTTTGGAACCACCGGCATAGAAGTTTTCATAGAATGGCATTTCCTTGCCACCAAAACCGCCGCCATATCCCAGACGTGTACGTCCCATCAGTACCCATGAACGATCATCATCCAGAGGGTAATAACCCGATAAGTTCCAAGTGACTTTATAGAACTGGTTATCTGAGCCAGGAGTTGTCACTTTCGTATCCAGAGAGGATTTCAAGCCAGATGTTGGGAAGAAACCACGGTCAAGGTTGTTGTAAAC contains:
- the lpxD gene encoding UDP-3-O-(3-hydroxymyristoyl)glucosamine N-acyltransferase — encoded protein: MVSIRLADLAQQLNAQLHGDGDIVITGIAPMYSANNEQITFLSDSRYTDKLVTCQAAAVVLREADLPHCKVAALVVNDPYLAYARMAQIMDTTPKPAQDIHSSAAISSEAVLGKNVAVGANAVIESGVMLGDNVIVGAGCFIGKNARIGAGTRLWANVSIYHNVEIGESCLIQSGAVIGSDGFGYANDRGNWVKIPQLGTVIIGDRVEIGACTTIDRGALDNTVIGNGVIIDNQCQIAHNVTIGDNTAVAGGVIMAGSLKIGRYCMIGGASVINGHMEICDKVTVTGMSMVIRPITEPGVYSSGFPLQPNKVWRKTAALIMNINEMNKRLKSVERQLEGENE
- the skp gene encoding molecular chaperone Skp, which codes for MKKILCAAGLGIALAFSAGAQAADKIALVNIAEVFQQLPAREAVAKQLENEFKGRATELQNMESELQTKIQKLQRDGSTMKASEREKLEKEVMAKRDDFAQKAQSFENDNRRRNMEERGKILNRIQDAVKVVAGKEGYDLVLDANTVVYSTSGKDITAEVLKQVK